In one Dreissena polymorpha isolate Duluth1 chromosome 7, UMN_Dpol_1.0, whole genome shotgun sequence genomic region, the following are encoded:
- the LOC127840039 gene encoding putative nuclease HARBI1: MADIERRLRRARYINELFPMDRRVFRDRTNPLETLSPMEIRERYRFFPETILFLVNMLNLERATERSCPLPPLISTLAALHFLATGTHHIVTAGLHGISRSSVSRAVKQFTDSVCLHLNDFVFFPNIENVQRTVQKQFYNIAGFPQVVGVVDGTHIRIQAPSANEDDYVNRKGFHSLNVQMICDATFRFVDVVAKWPGSVHDSRIFRESAIRQRFERGEIDGLLLGDSGYGCKRYLMTPYQNTDSPCKV; encoded by the exons atggccgacattgaaAGACGTCTTCGTCGCGCTCGATACATAAATGAATTGTTTCCAATGGATAGGAGAGTTTTCCGTGATCGAACGAACCCATTGGAAACTTTGTCCCCGATGGAAATTCGTGAACGGTACCGGTTTTTCCCGGAAACTATTCTGTTTCTTGTCAACATGCTGAATTTGGAGAGGGCTACTGAACGTTCTTGTCCTCTTCCGCCGCTCATTTCAACTTTAGCGGCATTGCATTTCCTTGCAACTGGCACACACCACATTGTGACGGCAGGGCTGCATGGAATCTCAAGGTCCAGTGTATCTAGAGCGGTCAAGCAATTCACGGACAGCGTGTGTCTACATCTAAATGACTTCGTTTTCTTCCCAAATATCGAAAATGTGCAACGGACGGTGCAAAAACAGTTTTACAACATCGCTG GTTTCCCCCAAGTGGTTGGTGTTGTTGATGGGACACATATCCGTATTCAAGCGCCTAGCGCCAACGAAGACGATTATGTGAACAGAAAGGGATTTCACTCCCTTAATGTACAG ATGATTTGTGATGCCACTTTTCGGTTTGTTGACGTAGTCGCAAAGTGGCCTGGGAGCGTTCACGATTCAAGGATCTTTCGTGAAAGCGCCATACGTCAGCGTTTTGAAAGAG gtGAAATCGACGGTCTTCTGCTTGGTGACTCTGGCTATGGATGCAAGAGGTATCTTATGACACCatatcaaaacaccgacagtccTTGTAAGGTATAG